The Haloplanus salinarum genome includes a region encoding these proteins:
- a CDS encoding 2-oxoacid:ferredoxin oxidoreductase subunit beta encodes MSSNVRFTDFKSDAQPTWCPGCGDFGTMNGMMKALAETGNSPDETFVVAGIGCSGKIGTYMRSYALHGVHGRALPVGAGVKLANPDVEVMVAGGDGDGYSIGAGHFIHAVRRNIDMTYVVMDNRIYGLTKGQASPTSREDFETSTTPEGPQQPPVNPLALALAASGTFIAQSFSTDAQRHAEIVKQAVEHDGFGFVNVFSPCVTFNDVDTYDYFRDHIVDLADTDHDPTSYDDARSRILDPGKEYQGVLYRDEESVPYERSHGVDADMSDIPDGAPEDAMDLVREFY; translated from the coding sequence ATGAGTTCCAACGTTCGATTCACCGACTTCAAGTCCGACGCACAGCCGACCTGGTGTCCCGGATGCGGCGACTTCGGGACGATGAACGGGATGATGAAAGCGCTCGCCGAAACCGGCAACAGCCCCGACGAGACGTTCGTCGTCGCCGGCATCGGCTGTTCCGGCAAGATCGGGACGTACATGCGTTCCTACGCCCTCCACGGCGTCCACGGCCGGGCGCTCCCGGTCGGCGCCGGGGTCAAACTCGCCAACCCCGACGTCGAGGTGATGGTCGCGGGCGGCGACGGCGACGGCTACTCCATCGGCGCCGGGCACTTCATCCACGCCGTCCGCCGCAACATCGACATGACCTACGTGGTCATGGACAACCGCATCTACGGGCTCACCAAGGGGCAGGCCTCGCCGACCAGTCGCGAGGACTTCGAGACGTCGACCACGCCCGAGGGGCCCCAGCAACCGCCGGTCAACCCGCTGGCGCTCGCGCTCGCCGCCAGCGGTACCTTCATCGCGCAGTCGTTCTCGACGGACGCCCAGCGCCACGCCGAAATCGTCAAACAGGCCGTCGAACACGACGGCTTCGGCTTCGTCAACGTGTTCTCCCCCTGCGTGACGTTCAACGACGTGGACACCTACGACTACTTCCGCGATCACATCGTCGACCTCGCGGACACCGACCACGATCCGACGAGCTACGACGACGCCCGCTCGCGCATCCTCGATCCGGGCAAGGAGTACCAGGGCGTCCTCTACCGGGACGAGGAGTCGGTGCCCTACGAGCGGAGCCACGGCGTCGATGCGGACATGTCCGACATCCCCGACGGCGCGCCCGAGGACGCGATGGACCTCGTCCGCGAGTTCTACTGA